From the Cryptomeria japonica chromosome 2, Sugi_1.0, whole genome shotgun sequence genome, one window contains:
- the LOC131038062 gene encoding peroxidase 56, giving the protein MTSLVMAAFISVASVLIFGVSLSEEAGGLSLNFYDRSCPGVYSAVDKVVRTHVMNAPSIAAPLLRMHFHDCFVRGCDGSVLLNSIKSQKAEKVAFPNLSLRGFEIIDEAKAVVEKLCPGVVSCADILALVARDAVHKVGGPSWNVPTGRRDGKLSRDTDALTNLPPANGNFSTLKSIFANVGLSVKDLVVLSGGHTIGTAHCSSINTRLYNFSGKGDMDPALDKTYAAQLKIKCKPGDTTNRVEMDPGSFKTFDNNYFSTLEKRRGLFQSDAALLTDNEATSYLKAELQSSTFSSDFGVSMEKMGKISVLTGTAGEIRRKCGFTN; this is encoded by the exons ATGACGAGTTTAGTAATGGCTGCTTTTATTTCAGTTGCAAGTGTTTTAATATTTGGTGTCTCTTTATCAGAGGAAGCCGGAGGACTATCACTGAATTTCTATGACAGAAGTTGTCCAGGCGTTTACTCTGCAGTTGACAAGGTGGTGAGAACTCACGTAATGAATGCTCCATCCATTGCTGCACCTCTTCTCAGAATGCATTTTCATGATTGTTTTGTTCGG GGTTGTGATGGGTCGGTGTTACTGAATTCAATAAAATCACAGAAAGCAGAGAAGGTGGCATTTCCAAATCTAAGTTTGAGGGGATTCGAGATAATTGACGAAGCCAAAGCTGTAGTAGAAAAATTATGTCCTGGAGTTGTTTCATGTGCTGATATTCTTGCCCTCGTTGCTCGGGATGCTGTTCACAAG GTGGGTGGACCATCGTGGAATGTTCCAACTGGTCGTAGAGATGGAAAATTGTCTCGAGACACAGATGCCCTAACAAATCTGCCACCTGCTAATGGAAACTTCTCCACACTTAAATCAATATTCGCTAATGTTGGGCTTAGCGTCAAAGATCTTGTTGTGTTATCAG GTGGGCACACCATTGGCACAGCCCATTGCAGCTCGATTAACACCAGGCTTTACAATTTTAGTGGAAAGGGAGACATGGATCCGGCCTTAGACAAAACTTATGCTGCCCAGCTTAAGATTAAATGCAAGCCTGGTGACACTACTAATCGGGTAGAAATGGATCCGGGCAGCTTTAAAACATTTGATAACAATTATTTCTCAACTTTAGAAAAAAGGAGAGGGCTCTTTCAATCGGATGCTGCACTCCTCACAGATAATGAGGCGACATCATATTTGAAAGCAGAGTTGCAGAGCTCTACATTTTCCTCTGATTTTGGCGTGTCAATGGAGAAGATGGGGAAAATAAGTGTTCTCACTGGTACTGCTGGGGAGATCAGACGAAAATGTGGTTTTACAAACTAA